Part of the Pedobacter roseus genome is shown below.
GCTTGGCAGGCAGCAGGTTTAATAGAAGATTATGCGCATTATGCCCGTGGTGAAGCCGCTGTGCTAAGCAATGATGTATTGGAAGTAACGGGGGCAGCCCCGGGAACATTTTCGGATTTTGTTAAAGATTATTGTGCTGCTTTTAGTTAGTACGGCAACGTGATTGAGTTAAGGGTTTTTAACCACAGATGCGCACAGATAAACACAGATATAAAATCTGTGTTTATCCTTAATAACATTTATCGTGGTGCCAAATGTTACCATCTGACCGCTGTTCCATCATTTTAAAAAAAAACTTTCCATTATTTATTTTGTTTAAGTTTTATTTGAATATATTTAAACAAAATAATGACTTACTCCATTTCAGATCTTGAACAGCTTTCGGGCATTCATTCCCATACCATCAGGATCTGGGAGCAACGGTATAACGCATTGAGTCCGATGCGGACGGAAGGGAATACCCGTTTATATGACGATAAGCAGTTAATAAAACTCTTAAATATCGTGAGCTTAAATAAAAGCGGCTTAAAAATTTCAAAAATCTGCCGCCTTTCTGATGAAGCCATTGAAACACTGTTAGATGAGCAGCTTAGTTATCCTTCTCTGGATGAAGAGGCAGAATACTACATCTCTAAACTGATTACCAGTGGATTGTCTTTTAATGAGCTGTCTTTTAATCATTTAATTGATGAAGTGATTGAAAAATTAGGTCTTTCGCTCTGTTACCGAAAAATCATGTATCCGTTATTGGTCCGTTTAGGCTTAATGTGGCGAAAAGACGATATTTGTCCTGCTCACGAGCACTTTTTGTCCAATATTATCCGTCAGAAAATATTTACGCACATCAATCACCTTCCATTGGCGCCATCTTCGGCCAGCAAATGGCTTCTTTTTCTACCTGAAGATGAAGATCACGACATCGGATTGCTTTTTGCCAATTATATGTTGAGGATGCACAACCATCAGGTTATTTTCTTAGGCAGTAAAGTTCCGTTAGATTCTATTAAACGTGTATTTGCATCACTAAATGTAGATCATGTTTTATTTTTTTTGGTAAAATCCAGGGCAACATCAGCGGCTCAGAAATATATAGATCAGTTATCAGCAGTATGCGCATCTGCGCAGATTCACCTTGCCGGAAATGGTCAGGTGATAAGCAAATTACAAAATATCGGTCACATCAATTGGTTTAAAAACCTTGATGAATTTGAAGCATCCATCCCCAATCCTCGTTTACATGAAAGAAATTTTTGATCAACTCTCTGCCGATTGCAGCCGCCTTACCACTAAGCGTTATAGTACCAGTTTCTCATTTGGTATTTATTTTCTTGGTAAAGAACTGCGTTTGCCCATTCATTCTATTTATGGTTTTGTACGTTTGGCTGATGAGATTGTAGATAGTTTCCATCACTTTGATAAAAAATTTCTACTCGATAAGTTTAAGCATGATACTTTTGAGGCCATTGAACTGGGTATTAGTTTAAACCCGATATTAAATTCGTTTCAAAAAGTAGTTAATCACTATCAGATTGATCATGAGCTAATTGTATTGTTTCTGAACAGTATGGAAATGGATCTTTCAAGCCAGAAATACACGGCCGAACTGTACAATGAATATATACTGGGTTCAGCAGAAGTGGTTGGTTTAATGTGTTTAAAAGTTTTTACCAACGGAAACCAGGAGCGTTATGAACAATTAAGGCCTTACGCCATGAAATTGGGCTCGGCTTTTCAGAAAGTAAATTTTTTACGGGATGTTAAGGCTGATCACCAGGCGCTTAACCGTAATTATTTTCCCAATGTTAATCTTGCTGTATTCTGCGATAACCAGAAAAAGGAAATCGAGCGTGAAATTGATGAGGAGTTCGATGTGGCTTTAGCGGGCATCAAAATGTTGCCAACAAGCTCCCGCAATGGCGTATACCTATCATACATTTACTATAAAAAGTTATTTGCCAAAATTAAGCGCTTAAGTGCCGAAAAAATCATGACGGAAAGGATCAGGATTTCAAACACCCGTAAAGTTGGTTTAATGTTTGATTCCATTATCCGTAATAAGTTAAATGTAATTTAGATGGAAGAACAAGTTATTCTGGTAGATCAGGATGATGTGCCGCGGGGCCAGATGGAGAAAATGGAAGCACATCAAAAAGGCCTGCTTCACCGTGCTTTTTCTGTTTTTATTTTTAATTCTAAAAATGAACTTTTATTGCAACAGCGGGCTTTAAGCAAATATCATTCTGGCGGCCTGTGGACCAATACCTGCTGCAGTCACCCAAGAATGGGCGAAACCAATATGGATGCTGCCCAAAGACGCTTAAAGGAAGAAATGGGCATGGAGTGTGAACTGAATTACCTGTTCAAGTTTACTTATAAAGCCGATTTTGAAGATGGTTTAACCGAACACGAAGTAGATCATGTTTTCTTTGGTACCAGTGATGAATTGCCCGTTATAAACCGGAATGAAGTAGAAACTTTTAAATACATCAATCTGGAAGCTTTGGCGAGTGATATTGAGGCTAATCCTGGCATTTATACACCATGGCTTAGGATTTGTTTAGGTAAGGTAATGGAGCATGTAAAAAGTACCAAAACAAAAAACGGGCATACAGCCTAAGCCATATACCCGTATCTAAATTAACGCTCTCGAGGACAAATATAAGACTAGTTTCTAAAAATCCTAAAAGTTTAACATTTCTTTTACTTTCAGATTATACTTAAAAGTTTCGTTTGAAATGTTGTTAGAAATAACCCGCTAATATTTAGTTTATTAGATTTTTTTGGGTAGAAATACAAAGAAAAATTTTTATTAGGTTTTATGATATAATTTCTGGCATTTCTCACAGTAGTAGGTTTGCCGATGTGTTTTGCCCAGCTCTTTTTTCTCAATAGAATGCTTTCGCGGACATTCTTTCTGGCTATAAACTTCCCAGTGTTTGCTTAATGTATTTTCCTTTTTCCATTTCAAAAAATCGAAACTGTAATTTCGGGCTTCTGTAACTAAGGCTTTTAATTTTGCCGGCGTTAAATTTTTGATTTTTGTTAGCGGATGTACACGGATGCGGTACAGCACCTCATTTTTGATAATATTACCTACGCCGCTGAAAATCTGTTGATCTAAAAGCACATCGCAAACCAAAGCCTCAGGAATTTCTTTTAGCTTTTTAATGGCAGACTTACTATTCCATTCATCAGCCATTATATCATTTTCCCAATTATAATGTTCTTTAACGTTTCCTTCGAGCAGATCTACTTTACAGGTGTAAAAATTCAGTTCGTCTTTTTTGAAAACAAGCCCTAATGTTAATCGCGTTTTCTTTCGTTCATTGATCAGGTAAGTGCCAAAAAGCATAAAATGAATTCGGACAGTAAAATCTTTAAAACAGATCAGGAAATGTTTGCCCCAGCTTTTAAAATCAGCTATTTTTTCATGTAAAAGCCGGTCTTTATCAAAGTTTTTCGCATTGCCATTAACTTCTAATACTTCAGGCTTGCCCAAATGAAGTTCTTTTATCAAATCTTTTAATATTACAATGGATGGGCCTTCAGGCATATTATTCTTCCTCCAGTTTCTGAAATTTAAATTTGTCTTTTATATAGGTATTAAAATACCGTCCTTTTGATCCTGAAGCTTTTAATAGCTTGTAAACTTTTTCAGGAACCTTTTTATAGAGGTAAACTATATCGGTAGTGAATATGATCTTCAACGTCCCATTAGCTTGATCATAACTAAAGTATTTAATTACTGATGATGGCATAACCTGTTAATTTATAAATTAAAACAGCTGCTAATACAAATGGTTTAATCGTTTTTAAGCTCCGATTCTTCTTTTGCTACCTTTATCTTTTCTTTTTTAAGGTCGATCCTGATGATGTTGTATAAACTCATATACACATTTGCAATCCAAACGATGGAGAAAAAAGCAATAATATAACCACGCCAGTCTGGGTAGATTAAGGTAAACTTGGTCACAATCAATAAAATGGCGGTAACATAATGGCTAAAGCAATATTCGCAGGTAAAAACATAGAAAAATTTCCTTTTAACGAGTTTATTGCAGTTTTTCGAACGGTCTACACAAAATTCTCGTGCTTCTTTAAAAATTTCTTCTTTGGTAACCGTCCATGCAATACAGGCAACGGGCAGGGCCATAATAAAAAGGTAATATATGTGTGCTTCCATAACAATCAAATCCGGGTATAAGTACAACCTCAAAGCCCTGAAAATGTTTAATCAAGCGAGAAACATTTTAGGTATATTTATGTTAATTCATTATCTAATCAATATTATTATGGAAAGATCAGAAATTGTATCGCTGTTGGAAGTTATCAATCAACAGGTTAGTTCGTCAGTTTTAGGTGGGATGGAAGAAGAATATGAAGAGTTGGAAAGCATGGGCCTGATAACCATAAACCGTGAGTCGGTGCAATGGTCGTCGGCGATGACCCCTGCCGGAAATGCTTATTTAGGGCATGATTAAAGGCATAAAGTTAATAATTACAGTAAATCGTCATTTCGACTGAATCGCAGTCCCGAACTTTTGGGAGAGAAATCTTTTAGCATAATTTAAAGGTTTCATCACTTCGGCCGAAATTACGATTTGACTATACCGCTAATAGAGACCATTTTTCTAAAAGCCTACCTTTTGCAATAACAATGTTGCTAAAACTAATTTGAGCTTCTTTTACGACTAAAGTCTGACCGATTTATTGCCGGAATTCTAGTAAATTTGCGGTAAGTTTAGAATTGCGCCTAAATAACAAACGGCCATTCTATTCTGCAGATATGAACGATTTACAACTCAGAACAGTAAATGTTACGCGATACGTTACACCTTTGCGTGAAGGAGGCTCGATGCCCGCTATTGCAGAGGCCGACGATAATTTCCTGTACGTACTAAAATTTAGGGGAGCTGGCCAGGGCACCCGGGCATTAATTGCTGAATTAATAGGTGGTGAAATTGCCCGTATGCTGGGTTTGCGCGTACCCGAACTGGTTTTCGCCAATTTAGACGAGGCTTTTGGAAGAACTGAACCTGATGAAGAAATCCAGGATCTGTTAAAAGCAAGCGTTGGGTTAAATTTGGCCTTGCATTACCTTTCTGGTGCCATTACCTTCGATCCGACAGTAACAATGGTTGATGCTAAACTGGCCTCACAGATTGTATGGTTAGATTGTTTTTTAACGAACATGGACCGCACCTGCCGCAACACCAATATGTTGATTTGGCATAAAGAACTCTGGTTAATTGACCACGGCGCTTCCCTGTACTTTCATCATTCCTGGCAAAACTGGGAAGAACAGGCCGTTAGACCTTTCTTTTTAGTAAAAGACCACGTATTGCTACCATGGGCTACTGAGCTTGAAAGCATACACGAAGAATTTACAAAAATCCTTACATCCGAAAAAATAGCTGCTGTAATCAGTTTAATTCCGGATGATTGGCTGGAGGGTGAAACAAACTTTGAAACAAAAGAAGCTCATCGTAAAGCCTATATTTATTTCCTTACCGAAAGATTATCTCATTCGGACATATTTTTAAAAGAAGCACAGCATGCAAGGGAAATTCTTATTTGAGTATGCTGTAATCCGCGTAATGCCTAGGGTAGAACGGGAGGAATTTATCAATGTGGGGATCATTTTATTTTGCGCCAAACAGAAATTTTTAAAAAGTATTTATGTTTTAGATGAAACTAGAGTAAAAGCTTTTTCTGCTAAAATCGATATCGCTGAACTGAAAGAAAATTTAGCTGCATTTGAACGGATCAGTATTGCTGCAAAAGGATCTGGCCCCATTGGCCAATACGATCAGGCTTCACGTTTCAGGTGGCTTACCGCAACAAGAAGTACTGTAGTACAATGCTCAAAAGTGCATCCTGGTTTTTGTGATGATGCGGGGGAGACGTTGTTGAGGTTGCATCAAGAGCTGGTTTTATAGTTCCATGCGCATGGCGCTCGGCGCTAAGCGTTTGATTTAACTTAAAGAACAAATATTTTCAATTTTTCAACAATATAACAATCAGGCAATCCAACAATTAACCGATTAACCAATTTAAACAATTAACCATCTAGCCTTGCCAAAAGAATATTTCAAAAAACTTCAGGATCTGCTAAATACCGAGCGGGAAGAAGATTTACAATCCTATTTAAAACTTACCGAAAATACTTCTGCTGCAGATAGGAGGGCTTTAGGATTAACCTGGTATCCGATTGCGGTCAGAAACACAGAAATCGGCCGTGGCGATTATTTAACGGTAGAGTTGGAACGGACTACACATCAGGATTTTTCACACCAATTCCGTTTTGGCTCTGCTGTGGTGTTATTTTCAAATCATGATGCCAAAGAAGATCGTATCGAGGGGATTATCACGCATCAGAGTGGAAGCCGGATGAAAATCAGCCTGAGGGTTGATGAACTGCCTGACTGGACCAGGAACGGAAAACTGGGCGTTGATCTGCTTTTTGATAATAACAGTTATGATGAGATGCAGAATGCCCTTAAACAAGCTACAAATCTTGCAGAAAATGATACTGAAAATAAACTAATCAGAATCTTAACCCAGGGTGAAAAACCTTCTTTTAGGGGAGAGGAAAAGTTTATTATCCCAAATACGCTGAACGATTCGCAACAGTTGGCGGTGAATAAAATTGTTTCGGCTGATCATTTAGCGGTAGTTCATGGTCCTCCGGGAACAGGGAAAACCACCACGCTTGTACACGCCATCAAATCGCTTGTAAAACATAGTGATCAGAAAATATTGGTTGTGGCACCAAGTAATACAGCAGTTGATTTATTGACGGAAAAACTGGCTGCCGAAGGTTTGAAAGTAATCAGGGTGGGTAATCCGGCGAGGGTTTCGGAGAGATTACTTGCGGCTACGCTAGATCATCAAATGGCAGATCATCCAGAAATGAAAACCATTAAAGCGTTAAAAAAACAGGCCAGTGAGTATAAAAACATGGCCCATAAATACAAACGCAGCTTTGGTAAGGCAGAACGCGAGCAGCGTAAAGCCCTTTTTGATGAAGCCCATAAAATTGGCAAAGAGGTCGAAAAAACAGAACAGTATATTATGGATAACCTGTTTACCAAAGCACAGATTATTACCGCTACTTTGGTAGGCGCGAATCACTATACCGTTAGAAACTTAAAATACAATACCATTGTGATTGATGAAGCCGGGCAAGCCTTAGAACCGGCCTGTTGGATCCCTATTTTGAAAGCGCAGAAGGTGATTTTAGCAGGTGATCATTTCCAGCTTTCTCCCACCATAAAATCAAATGAAGCAGCAAAAAATGGATTAAGTAATACTTTACTTGAGAAAGCAGTAAATCTTCATCCAGAATCAGTTGTGCTGCTTAAGGAACAATATAGAATGAACCAGAATATTATGGGTTATTCCTCTCAGGTATTCTATAATAATGAGTTAAAGGCGCATCATTCAGTAGCCAATCATGTATTGTTTGCAGGCGATCAACCCATTCAGTTTATTGATACGGCAGGTTGCAGTTATGATGAAAAATTAGACGGAACAAGCACTACCAATCCTGATGAGGCCGCATTTTTGGTGAAACATTTAACTTATCTGGTGAGTAATTTAACGGCTCAATCTTCCCTTAATTTTCCGTCTGTTGCCATTGTTTCTCCTTATAAACAGCAGGTGCAGATTTTAAAAGCACTGGTACAGGAAAATGAAATATTAAGTCCGTACCTGGATAAAATTGCGGTAAATACCATTGATAGCTTTCAGGGACAAGAGCGTGATGTAGTGTACATCAGTTTAACCAGAAGTAACGCCGAAGGAAGTATTGGCTTTTTATCGGATACCAGAAGAATGAATGTAGCCATGACGAGGGCCCGGAAAAAGCTTGTGATTGTAGGGGATAGTTCTACACTCTCAAAATCTAAATTTTATGCAGCCTTTATCCAATATGCAGAACAATTGGATGCGTACCATAGTGCCTGGGAATTTATGGACCTTTAGTTATAAGATATTACTTCGGAGATCAGTAAGGACGCAGGAAAATTATTATTTTTACGATTATCTTCCCAAACATTATTTACAATTCATGGTTTTTAAATAAAAATATTGTACCCGGCCAGGTATTACTAACTATTTATGACTGAAAGTATTAAAATTCTAATTGCCGATGATAGTGAGATGATGAGGCTGGTAATGAAACGTTTATTTAATAAATACATCGTTTCACCGAATATTTCTGAAACCAGGAATTTACCTGATGCCATCAATTATCTTAAAGTTGAACGTGTAGATTTTTTGCTTTTAGACATCAACATGCCGCATGGAGATAGTAACCCAGATACCATTAGGGAAATTTTAGCCATCCAGCCCGATATTAAAATCTGTATGTTCAGCGGTAATGACAAAGACGCGTTACAGCAGGATTTTTTAGCCGCCGGCGCCGTTGGTTTTGTTCAAAAAGATGAAAAAATGGGTGATTCCCTTCAACAGGTAATCAATAGGGTTTTTAATTAAACCTTTTCGAGTTTCTTTTCTTCTTCCAGTTTACCAGATATACTTGCGCCTGCAATTAATAGTTCGTGTGTTATGGTTTTGGTGTATTCCGTTATTTCTGATTTAAAATCTTTTACCGATGATCCTGAGCGAATTTCTTCCAGGCGTTTTTCCCATTGTCCGGTGAGTTCGGCCTGCGCAATCTGTTTATCTTTAACTACTTCGTAAACAGCCAAACCTTTATTGGTAGGCACCAGATTTCTTTTCTCCCTGGTAATGTATTCCCTGGTAATTAAAGTTTCGATGATGGATGCACGTGTTGCGGGAGTGCCTAAACCACTGTCTTTCATAGCATAGCGCAGTTCTTCATCTTCAATTTCTTTACCACAGGTTTCGAGTGCTTTTAATAACGACGCCTCATTATACATGGGTTTTGGTTTGGTCTGCTTTTCTAAAAGCGATTTTTCTGTAATTGGCAGCAATTCGCCAACTGCAACTTTGGGTAGCGCAGCATTATCTTCGTCTTTTTTATCATCTTCCGGATCATTAAAAACAGCCCTCCAGCCTGCAGAGCGGATTACAGTTCCATTGGCTACAAAGGTAAGGCCCGATTGTATGGTAATTTTAGTGAGTTCTTTTAAACATTCCTGATGGAAAGCTTCAATCATGCGGCCTACAACCATGTCGTATACGGCCTGTTTATCCGGACTTAAGCCATAAGCCTGCTCGCCAGTAGGTAAAACAGCATGGTGATCGGTTACTTTCTTCGCATTAACACTTCGTTTATTAAGTGTAACTGTCTGTAAAAACTGTGCCTGCTTTCCAAAATCGGGATGATCAGTAAATTTTGCAATCAGATCCGGAACGCCTGCAAAAACATCATCTCCAATATAACGCGATCCGGTACGGGGATAGGAAACCAGTTTACTTTCGTAAAGGTTCTGCAAAATATTCAGCGTTTGGTCTGCAGTATATCCTTTTTTCTTATTGGCTTCCTGTTGCAAGCTACTTAAATCGTGCAATAGTGGTGGCGGTTCTTTTCTCGGTTTTGCTTCAACCGCTGTAATGTTACCACCCGTAGGGAAACCGGATGCCACATCTTCTACCAGTGCAAATAACTTTTCTACTTCTTCTTTATCTTTATAATTGGAGGTAGAAACTGCTTTAAAAGGCTGCTCATCTTTGGTGAGCAAAATGCTGATCTGGTAGTAAGTTTGCGGAACAAAGTTTTTAATCTCTAAAAAACGTGCGCAGATCATCGCCAGGGTAGGTGTTTGCACCCTTCCTAATGAAAGTACTGTCCGGTTACCTGCAGAGATACTTAGCGCCTGCGTGGCATTCATACCCACCAGCCAATCAGATTCTGAGCGGCAATGTGCAGAATTAAACAACGTATCGTAATCGGTACCTGGTTTTAGGTTCCTGAATCCATCCTTTATGGCTTCATCTGTTTGTGAGGAGATCCAAAGGCGTTTAAAAGGTTTTTTGCACTTTAAATAATAGTAAATATACCGAAAGATTAATTCACCCTCACGCCCGGCATCCGTTGCCACAATAATCTCTGTGGCTTCATCGAAAAGTTTTTTAATGGTATCCAGCTGTTTCCTCACCGCCGGATCTTCTACAAAACCATCCTTTGTTTTGATCTTTCTTACGGCGAGTTTGAATTTTTGCGGCAGCATGGGTAAATGCTGCTTCCGCCAGCCGATAAAGCCATAATCTTGTGGTGGTGCCAATTGTAACAAATGCCCAAATGCCCAGGTAAAAGAATATCCTTTACCTTCAATGTATCCATCTTTTCTGGTGGTTGCTCCGAAAACTTTAGCAAGTTCACGACCAACAGAGGGCTTTTCTGCAATTACAATCTTCATGAATGGGCTTATCTTTTCAGTCCCAAAGATGCTCAAAATAATGGCAATAGCTTAAAAAAATTACTCACAATGCCATTTAATGCTCTTTTTTAAAAACAAATATCTGCTAAGTTTGTCCATGATCTGTGTTGATAATTTTTCTATCAAATTGATTAACAATTCGGTAATACATCGATCTAACCGCTACAACTGATTTTTATTAATGGACAAAACTTATGATCTGCTGGGAAGCAAAATAAAGGTGGCGCTAGAACCACAGCTGATTAGGGTGTACAGCAACGCCGCACTCTGGCAATTTCTTGATGGGAAAGCCGATAGCCGGTTTAGCCTCATGGTTGATGTGGTTAAAGCGGATTACCAGCAACACTTTGGCAAAGCGCTCTCCATTTCAAACGATTCCCTCATTGTAGAGATTCTTGTTCACGTATATTGCGATTACCTGGGGTTGAATTTTAACCGTATGGTGAAGGTAAAATGGATCCAGGCCCTGGTGAAAAAGCTGCTTAAACGAGCCGAAGTGGTAGATTGTGGCGAAAAAGGTGTAGACAGCAACCGTTGGGTTTGGGACTTACTGGCGGGCAGCAAATCCCTTTTTATCCGAATGCTTCCTAAAAATCTTAATGCAAAAAATATCAAACAGTATTAATCTACCTGGGCAGCGAAGAACTGTTCCTGGTTTAAAACTACACTTGCAGCCAGGGTTTCATTTAAAAAGCCCGAGTTATATTGCTGGTCAGAATTATTGATGAAAAGCACGGTGCGGTCTGAAATGGTATTAATGACCTGA
Proteins encoded:
- a CDS encoding KTSC domain-containing protein; the protein is MPSSVIKYFSYDQANGTLKIIFTTDIVYLYKKVPEKVYKLLKASGSKGRYFNTYIKDKFKFQKLEEE
- the idi gene encoding isopentenyl-diphosphate Delta-isomerase, which gives rise to MEEQVILVDQDDVPRGQMEKMEAHQKGLLHRAFSVFIFNSKNELLLQQRALSKYHSGGLWTNTCCSHPRMGETNMDAAQRRLKEEMGMECELNYLFKFTYKADFEDGLTEHEVDHVFFGTSDELPVINRNEVETFKYINLEALASDIEANPGIYTPWLRICLGKVMEHVKSTKTKNGHTA
- a CDS encoding HipA family kinase — its product is MNDLQLRTVNVTRYVTPLREGGSMPAIAEADDNFLYVLKFRGAGQGTRALIAELIGGEIARMLGLRVPELVFANLDEAFGRTEPDEEIQDLLKASVGLNLALHYLSGAITFDPTVTMVDAKLASQIVWLDCFLTNMDRTCRNTNMLIWHKELWLIDHGASLYFHHSWQNWEEQAVRPFFLVKDHVLLPWATELESIHEEFTKILTSEKIAAVISLIPDDWLEGETNFETKEAHRKAYIYFLTERLSHSDIFLKEAQHAREILI
- a CDS encoding endonuclease; its protein translation is MPEGPSIVILKDLIKELHLGKPEVLEVNGNAKNFDKDRLLHEKIADFKSWGKHFLICFKDFTVRIHFMLFGTYLINERKKTRLTLGLVFKKDELNFYTCKVDLLEGNVKEHYNWENDIMADEWNSKSAIKKLKEIPEALVCDVLLDQQIFSGVGNIIKNEVLYRIRVHPLTKIKNLTPAKLKALVTEARNYSFDFLKWKKENTLSKHWEVYSQKECPRKHSIEKKELGKTHRQTYYCEKCQKLYHKT
- a CDS encoding AAA domain-containing protein; this translates as MPKEYFKKLQDLLNTEREEDLQSYLKLTENTSAADRRALGLTWYPIAVRNTEIGRGDYLTVELERTTHQDFSHQFRFGSAVVLFSNHDAKEDRIEGIITHQSGSRMKISLRVDELPDWTRNGKLGVDLLFDNNSYDEMQNALKQATNLAENDTENKLIRILTQGEKPSFRGEEKFIIPNTLNDSQQLAVNKIVSADHLAVVHGPPGTGKTTTLVHAIKSLVKHSDQKILVVAPSNTAVDLLTEKLAAEGLKVIRVGNPARVSERLLAATLDHQMADHPEMKTIKALKKQASEYKNMAHKYKRSFGKAEREQRKALFDEAHKIGKEVEKTEQYIMDNLFTKAQIITATLVGANHYTVRNLKYNTIVIDEAGQALEPACWIPILKAQKVILAGDHFQLSPTIKSNEAAKNGLSNTLLEKAVNLHPESVVLLKEQYRMNQNIMGYSSQVFYNNELKAHHSVANHVLFAGDQPIQFIDTAGCSYDEKLDGTSTTNPDEAAFLVKHLTYLVSNLTAQSSLNFPSVAIVSPYKQQVQILKALVQENEILSPYLDKIAVNTIDSFQGQERDVVYISLTRSNAEGSIGFLSDTRRMNVAMTRARKKLVIVGDSSTLSKSKFYAAFIQYAEQLDAYHSAWEFMDL
- a CDS encoding DUF3037 domain-containing protein; translated protein: MQGKFLFEYAVIRVMPRVEREEFINVGIILFCAKQKFLKSIYVLDETRVKAFSAKIDIAELKENLAAFERISIAAKGSGPIGQYDQASRFRWLTATRSTVVQCSKVHPGFCDDAGETLLRLHQELVL
- a CDS encoding MerR family transcriptional regulator, whose product is MTYSISDLEQLSGIHSHTIRIWEQRYNALSPMRTEGNTRLYDDKQLIKLLNIVSLNKSGLKISKICRLSDEAIETLLDEQLSYPSLDEEAEYYISKLITSGLSFNELSFNHLIDEVIEKLGLSLCYRKIMYPLLVRLGLMWRKDDICPAHEHFLSNIIRQKIFTHINHLPLAPSSASKWLLFLPEDEDHDIGLLFANYMLRMHNHQVIFLGSKVPLDSIKRVFASLNVDHVLFFLVKSRATSAAQKYIDQLSAVCASAQIHLAGNGQVISKLQNIGHINWFKNLDEFEASIPNPRLHERNF
- a CDS encoding response regulator: MTESIKILIADDSEMMRLVMKRLFNKYIVSPNISETRNLPDAINYLKVERVDFLLLDINMPHGDSNPDTIREILAIQPDIKICMFSGNDKDALQQDFLAAGAVGFVQKDEKMGDSLQQVINRVFN
- the topB gene encoding DNA topoisomerase III; translated protein: MKIVIAEKPSVGRELAKVFGATTRKDGYIEGKGYSFTWAFGHLLQLAPPQDYGFIGWRKQHLPMLPQKFKLAVRKIKTKDGFVEDPAVRKQLDTIKKLFDEATEIIVATDAGREGELIFRYIYYYLKCKKPFKRLWISSQTDEAIKDGFRNLKPGTDYDTLFNSAHCRSESDWLVGMNATQALSISAGNRTVLSLGRVQTPTLAMICARFLEIKNFVPQTYYQISILLTKDEQPFKAVSTSNYKDKEEVEKLFALVEDVASGFPTGGNITAVEAKPRKEPPPLLHDLSSLQQEANKKKGYTADQTLNILQNLYESKLVSYPRTGSRYIGDDVFAGVPDLIAKFTDHPDFGKQAQFLQTVTLNKRSVNAKKVTDHHAVLPTGEQAYGLSPDKQAVYDMVVGRMIEAFHQECLKELTKITIQSGLTFVANGTVIRSAGWRAVFNDPEDDKKDEDNAALPKVAVGELLPITEKSLLEKQTKPKPMYNEASLLKALETCGKEIEDEELRYAMKDSGLGTPATRASIIETLITREYITREKRNLVPTNKGLAVYEVVKDKQIAQAELTGQWEKRLEEIRSGSSVKDFKSEITEYTKTITHELLIAGASISGKLEEEKKLEKV
- a CDS encoding phytoene/squalene synthase family protein — protein: MKEIFDQLSADCSRLTTKRYSTSFSFGIYFLGKELRLPIHSIYGFVRLADEIVDSFHHFDKKFLLDKFKHDTFEAIELGISLNPILNSFQKVVNHYQIDHELIVLFLNSMEMDLSSQKYTAELYNEYILGSAEVVGLMCLKVFTNGNQERYEQLRPYAMKLGSAFQKVNFLRDVKADHQALNRNYFPNVNLAVFCDNQKKEIEREIDEEFDVALAGIKMLPTSSRNGVYLSYIYYKKLFAKIKRLSAEKIMTERIRISNTRKVGLMFDSIIRNKLNVI